One segment of Oncorhynchus clarkii lewisi isolate Uvic-CL-2024 unplaced genomic scaffold, UVic_Ocla_1.0 unplaced_contig_9797_pilon_pilon, whole genome shotgun sequence DNA contains the following:
- the LOC139394625 gene encoding iroquois-class homeodomain protein irx-2-like, with the protein MSYPQGYLYQPPGSLALYSCPAYGASALAAPRSDELARSSSGSAFSPYPGSAAAFTASASGFSSPMPYSTDPATGFPSYMSSPYDAQGMAGAISYHPYGSPGYPYQLNDPAYRKNATRDATATLKAWLQEHRKNPYPTKGEKIMLAIITKMTLTQVSTWFANARRRLKKENKMTWAPRNKSEDEDDGDGERNDDRLEKNLDNSETSAEDEGISLQVDTLTDHSCSAESDGDKVSCRIGDLVCESGSDTKDKCEDDDDDHELENDERHLSLSPKPVTSSPLTGLEASVLNHHHRENNNKSCLDSRISGRHNQAVKPKLWSLAEIATSDPKQQQHHPGQTCPSLGLLTSTSSTPSPAVPGAVYSASSILGRPIYYTSPFYSNYTNYGNFSPLQGQGILQYNSANDGLKQTAAEVSTMHKHTTDSLLKTNANHIEQFRPSHLYSKKGESCILLLRQDAWPAALQLFSSETGPKD; encoded by the exons ATGTCTTACCCCCAGGGTTACCTCTACCAGCCGCCGGGCTCCCTGGCTCTCTACTCCTGCCCGGCTTACGGGGCTTCAGCCCTGGCTGCCCCGAGGAGCGACGAGCTGGCCAGGTCGTCCAGTGGATCAGCCTTTAGTCCTTACCCCGGATCAGCTGCTGCCTTCACGGCTTCAGCCAGCGGCTTCTCCAGCCCAATGCCATACTCCACAGACCCTGCCACGGGATTCCCTTCCTACATG AGCTCTCCTTACGACGCGCAGGGCATGGCCGGGGCGATCAGCTACCACCCCTACGGTAGCCCGGGATACCCCTACCAGCTCAACGACCCGGCCTACCGCAAGAACGCGACCCGAGACGCCACCGCCACGCTGAAGGCCTGGCTACAGGAGCACAGGAAGAACCCCTACCCCACCAAGGGAGAGAAGATCATGTTGGCCATCATTACTAAGATGACCCTGACGCAGGTGTCCACCTGGTTCGCCAACGCCAGGAGGAGGTTGAAGAAGGAGAACAAGATGACGTGGGCTCCCCGGAATAAGAGTGAGGATGAGGACgatggagacggagagaggaatGATGACCGCTTGGAGAAAAATCTTGACAACAGCGAGACGTCCGCGGAGGATGAAG gtATCAGTTTGCAGGTTGATACCCTTACAGACCATTCTTGTTCAGCGGAGTCTGATGGGGATAAGGTGAGCTGTCGAATCGGGGACCTGGTCTGTGAGTCTGGGTCAGATACTAAGGACAAatgtgaggatgatgatgatgatcacgaACTGGAGAATGATGAACGACACCTAAGCCTGTCACCTAAACCTGTGACATCATCACCACTAACAGGGCTTGAGGCCTCGGTCTTAAACCATCACCACcgggaaaacaacaacaaatcatGTCTTGACAGCCGAATCTCAGGTCGTCACAATCAAGCCGTCAAACCCAAACTGTGGTCGTTAGCGGAGATCGCTACTTCAGACccgaagcagcagcagcatcacccGGGGCAGACTTGTCCATCCCTCGGTCTTCtaacctccacctcctccaccccctccccggCCGTCCCTGGCGCTGTGTACTCCGCCTCTTCCATCCTAGGACGACCCATCTACTACACGTCTCCGTTTTACAGTAATTACACAAACTATGGCAACTTCAGCCCGCTGCAGGGTCAAGGGATTCTGCAATATAACTCTGCTAACGACGGACTCAAACAGACTGCTGCTGAGGTCAGCACCATGCATAAACACACCACTGACTCTCTGCTTAAAACGAACGCTAACCACATTGAACAGTTCAGACCCTCACATTTATACTCTAAGAAAG GGGAGAGCTGCATCTTGCTCCTCAGACAAGACGCCTGGCCTGCAGCACTACAGCTGTTCTCCTCAGAGACAGGCCCGAAGGATTAA